From Paraburkholderia flava, a single genomic window includes:
- a CDS encoding beta strand repeat-containing protein, whose product MTQDNLNNAITATSAIWGGKPPSQDVLTQINNSSLLVQSINQYDNAIQDGTAAPIGTYFPQDGSAYSNGKETIVNDNNQVQILLGTIITSSTDTGVYISALTYEMGKFSYFNQGQELYNAVANLNPNDPNYGNAAAVVGTTTEAWSAAFSYQVQQQMASAPGGATFTIDGDEPGHANGAIEQTLNNAWQGQNLSNASSADAFAALTTAALNVIGTFPAIGSNTYPEIYQNNAVALQDEYGRAGLNGVTTNPPADITGIVVNDSNGNLSSSTLTFQSGEHETLAFTGNQVSSATYTDASGNIISNISYVHNADGSYTSTVKDTTGAVVSTQQFSSNGSEVDTVTNVNTAADVNASGVTLTTNANTIDVNGPDYDTTILNGGHVINAQAGDTFQLTGVGYNVNLSATGPASTITFNESTSASIGSVNGSGATINVNDSNDVFTPIDWSSPKLTSLENAISGGNSAKLQEFEQYADNSPEYTKELDEIVDGQPATLGAPTTWDTDSIDVNGSNDSILNATGGTTTITGDGDTLTSYGFGGTVNVSGQGDTFDGSNVTINSQDGTSLTVDGSANSVSGGSDSTIDIEGSGDTLTSVGGGSTVDVSGFSQTVDASSATINGEGQFAINGSSDSIDLDAPGDTATVNGSSDTINSSIQGSDFTVSGQDDILNVSGGSIDDANASSILTDTLSVNGSGDTISDRGDDILDVSGGSNVLETDAGSTIDISGENNSIYSSSTTVEGQNSDSLYITGSSNIVSDGQGSTTTIDGNDNTLSSIGASSIVDNTGQNNTIDLDGSSSTTNFSAGSSGTVDGAGDTVNGQGSDSLTINGSGDTITDGASSTTNIDGNDDTLSDVGAGSTVGVSGQNYTVDLISDSNSLVNLAADSSGTVNGSGNTVDLTGNGITVNASDDTFTHAAGISGDIVDGSNDSGVMGVSGLDYIDSDSGNPTGGGDDGGGDDGGGDDGGGDDGGGDDGGGDGSGGYYGGYGFSGNRNAVQKELSGGSISGIAQYDLNQGNDQAAMAAQGGFRQAAEMARDTATSAGTGPNVLEGARWSADTITWSLSSLSGIDGASFSGQMSSQYETDVENAFATWAAASGLKFQEVSDASQADINIGWGNLNTATTGEVGYTGYRAAGGVMSSAAIELENPTQDALASGADGALTYSTGATLSQVLLHEIGHALGLADNADQGSVMNYDLTSTNQTLDSTDINAIQTLYGSSAQTAALIQAMAGQAPSSSASSTSNLPAEQASQHVQLVAGTH is encoded by the coding sequence ATGACTCAAGATAATCTCAATAATGCGATCACCGCGACGTCGGCAATATGGGGGGGCAAACCTCCTTCTCAGGATGTACTCACGCAAATCAACAACAGTTCGCTCTTGGTCCAATCAATTAATCAATACGATAATGCCATACAGGATGGAACAGCTGCTCCAATAGGAACATATTTTCCTCAAGATGGAAGCGCTTATAGTAATGGAAAGGAAACTATTGTTAATGATAATAATCAAGTGCAAATTTTATTGGGAACAATAATTACTAGTTCAACCGATACGGGTGTTTATATTTCTGCATTGACTTATGAGATGGGAAAATTTTCTTATTTCAACCAAGGTCAGGAATTATACAATGCCGTTGCGAATCTGAATCCGAATGATCCCAATTATGGGAATGCTGCAGCAGTAGTAGGAACTACTACGGAGGCTTGGTCGGCCGCCTTCAGCTACCAAGTTCAACAGCAGATGGCTTCCGCTCCAGGGGGAGCGACGTTTACAATTGATGGAGACGAGCCAGGGCACGCTAATGGCGCTATCGAGCAGACGCTCAACAATGCTTGGCAAGGGCAGAATCTGTCGAACGCTTCGTCTGCGGATGCCTTTGCGGCTTTGACCACCGCCGCATTGAACGTAATCGGGACATTCCCGGCCATTGGCTCCAATACCTACCCTGAAATTTATCAGAACAATGCTGTTGCACTCCAAGACGAGTACGGCAGAGCAGGTCTAAATGGCGTCACAACGAATCCACCTGCAGACATCACCGGTATTGTCGTCAATGATTCGAATGGCAATCTGAGCTCATCAACGTTGACCTTCCAATCGGGTGAGCACGAAACATTAGCGTTTACCGGTAATCAGGTAAGTTCAGCAACTTATACCGATGCATCGGGAAATATTATATCTAATATCTCCTACGTCCACAATGCGGATGGGAGTTATACCTCAACGGTAAAGGACACAACTGGTGCCGTCGTGTCCACGCAGCAGTTTTCCAGCAATGGCTCGGAAGTCGATACGGTAACAAACGTCAACACCGCTGCCGATGTCAATGCCAGCGGGGTGACGCTGACCACCAACGCCAATACCATCGACGTGAATGGGCCAGACTACGACACGACGATTCTTAATGGCGGTCATGTTATCAACGCTCAAGCCGGTGACACGTTTCAACTGACCGGCGTTGGCTACAACGTGAATTTGTCGGCGACGGGTCCAGCATCGACAATCACGTTTAATGAAAGTACGAGTGCATCAATTGGCTCGGTCAATGGATCAGGCGCAACGATCAATGTTAACGACTCCAACGACGTGTTTACTCCAATCGACTGGAGTTCTCCCAAGCTTACCTCTCTGGAAAATGCAATCTCAGGAGGCAACAGCGCAAAGCTCCAAGAATTTGAGCAGTATGCGGATAATTCTCCAGAATATACAAAGGAACTCGACGAGATCGTAGATGGCCAACCTGCCACATTGGGTGCCCCGACCACGTGGGATACCGATTCAATTGATGTAAATGGATCGAACGACTCAATTTTGAACGCCACTGGGGGTACAACGACCATCACAGGAGATGGCGATACACTAACCTCTTATGGGTTCGGTGGCACGGTTAATGTTTCTGGGCAAGGTGATACGTTTGATGGTTCTAATGTGACCATTAACAGTCAAGACGGCACCTCGCTTACGGTGGATGGATCGGCCAATTCGGTTAGCGGCGGATCTGATAGCACGATCGATATAGAAGGGTCTGGCGATACCCTGACATCTGTAGGGGGTGGGAGCACCGTTGATGTTTCTGGTTTTAGTCAAACAGTCGATGCTTCAAGCGCTACAATTAATGGGGAAGGTCAGTTCGCAATTAACGGATCAAGTGATTCTATTGACCTGGATGCTCCCGGTGATACTGCAACTGTTAATGGAAGCAGTGACACGATAAATTCTAGTATCCAGGGAAGTGATTTCACAGTTTCTGGTCAAGATGACATTCTTAATGTGTCAGGCGGATCAATTGATGACGCAAATGCATCCTCAATTTTGACCGATACGCTCTCTGTTAATGGGTCCGGTGACACTATCTCGGATAGAGGAGATGATATTCTGGATGTCAGCGGTGGAAGTAACGTATTAGAGACCGACGCAGGAAGTACAATCGATATTTCTGGTGAAAATAATTCTATCTACTCGTCAAGTACCACCGTAGAGGGTCAGAACAGTGACTCATTATATATAACCGGTTCCAGCAATATAGTTTCTGATGGCCAGGGCAGTACAACTACAATAGACGGTAATGATAATACACTGTCTTCCATTGGCGCTAGCAGTATTGTTGATAACACTGGCCAAAATAACACCATAGACCTTGATGGCAGCAGTTCGACCACGAATTTTTCAGCGGGATCCAGTGGGACAGTTGATGGAGCGGGAGACACCGTTAACGGTCAAGGTAGTGATTCACTCACGATCAACGGATCGGGCGATACGATTACCGACGGGGCTAGCAGTACGACCAATATTGATGGTAACGACGATACATTGTCGGACGTCGGTGCGGGGAGCACCGTTGGGGTATCTGGGCAGAATTACACTGTCGATCTGATTTCAGATAGCAACTCTCTGGTGAATTTGGCAGCAGACTCCAGCGGTACCGTCAACGGGTCAGGAAATACCGTCGATTTAACCGGCAACGGCATTACCGTCAATGCAAGTGATGACACATTCACTCACGCCGCCGGCATTTCAGGAGATATTGTTGACGGAAGCAACGATTCGGGTGTTATGGGTGTCTCCGGGTTGGATTACATCGATTCCGATAGCGGCAACCCCACTGGTGGTGGAGATGACGGCGGTGGAGATGACGGCGGTGGAGATGACGGTGGTGGAGATGACGGCGGCGGAGATGACGGCGGGGGAGATGGCAGTGGTGGCTACTATGGGGGGTATGGATTCTCCGGAAACCGGAATGCGGTCCAGAAGGAGCTGTCGGGCGGCAGTATCAGCGGAATCGCGCAATACGATCTGAATCAGGGGAACGACCAGGCAGCTATGGCCGCGCAAGGTGGATTCCGGCAGGCAGCAGAAATGGCAAGGGACACCGCTACTTCGGCGGGTACAGGGCCGAATGTACTTGAAGGTGCACGCTGGAGTGCAGACACGATCACGTGGAGTCTCTCCAGTCTGTCAGGCATCGATGGCGCGTCGTTCAGCGGCCAGATGAGCAGTCAGTACGAAACGGATGTCGAGAATGCATTTGCAACGTGGGCGGCTGCATCCGGCCTCAAGTTCCAGGAGGTCTCGGACGCTTCGCAGGCTGACATCAACATTGGATGGGGCAATCTGAATACGGCGACGACCGGAGAGGTGGGTTACACCGGCTATCGTGCTGCTGGCGGAGTGATGTCGTCTGCCGCGATCGAATTGGAGAATCCGACCCAGGATGCGCTGGCAAGCGGAGCGGACGGCGCGCTGACCTATTCGACCGGCGCCACGCTTTCGCAGGTGCTGCTGCATGAGATCGGCCATGCGTTGGGGCTTGCCGACAATGCCGACCAGGGCTCCGTGATGAACTATGACCTCACGTCAACCAACCAGACACTGGACAGCACGGATATCAATGCAATCCAGACACTTTATGGTTCTTCGGCGCAAACGGCGGCGTTGATCCAGGCCATGGCGGGCCAAGCTCCTTCGTCCTCTGCAAGTAGTACCTCAAACCTTCCGGCAGAACAGGCATCACAG